The genomic DNA GCAAGGCCAAGTCCAGGCACTGCATCGAGCGTATCCATCATGTCCTGAATAAGCCTCTTCAAATTATCATCCCATTTCTCCACCCGCCTGCTCTTTTGGCGGAGAAACGGGTCAGGGTATTCTATAATCCTGCGGACTGACATACCAGCGGTCTCCTATACTTCACTCTAACACCTGATACCTTAAAAATCAAGCGGATGCAGGTAATTCGGTAATTCGGGGGACACCATACTTAATTCGATCTCCGGACATTTCTAAGGCCTGGCATCTTTCAGAAATCGTTGGGAAGTATTGCTCATTAATTATAAAAACTCTACATGATTAACCATATCATCTGGGCTGAGAATATCGAAGATAAGCATCAAACCACGAATTATATGACTGACAGGTGCCTGTTGAGGTGCATAAACAATTCCCTGATGAGGAAACCCCTCAGAATGGAGGCGAAGGAAGTCAGCATCCTGGGTGAACATGACACGACCAGCCCCGGCTGCATATTTCAGATGCTCCTTATCGCTAACCGACAGAAGCCCTGCTTCCTGGGTGGTTAATACATCTACTCCCCGACGCAGCAACCCCTGAGAGACCGTATTGGAAACATGTTCATCCATGTAGAACTTAATGGGATTAGTCACCCGTTTTGTCTTTCAATTTGGAGCGTATTTGACGGCGCAATCCGGCAACAAATTCTTCATCGGCCTGTATGGCTTCATCTATTTCCCTGCGGTTGTCATAATAATATGTCAATGCAGCGTATATATCTGATAATGTGAGGCCATATCCAGAAGCAATTTCATCTGCACTTTTCCCTATACGTTCGTGCCAAATAACTATATCCTGAACTGTAATACGATGACCTGCAATGTGAGGCTTGCCTCCCGCAACTCCCGAAGTTACCTCAATATGTTGCATTAAAGCATCTTTCATTATGTCCTCCTCTTTTAAAGTATCTTACATCAGCGCTTTCATTTTATCAAAAGATTTTCAAGGGAGAGTTAATTCCGAGGACACCATACCTAATTCACTTTCAGGCTTTTCTACGAGGACGCTGTCAACTGCACATTAGGTAGAGTTAAATCCAGAAAGAACCGGGCTTGTCTTTGAAGCGGAAAAGTACCCATGAAGCAGGACATTTGCACATTTTTCAGGTAAGGATAATGACCTGGTGAAGATCAAACCTCTTACAGAAATCGTTGGGGAGTGGCGGAAGTTTATATCTGGAGGGCGACATTCATTGAAGACCTGGAAAAGAAATTGAAAATATAAATAACTGAGTATGGTGTCCATAGAACGTAGAACTCACCGCTCAAGGGGATATACCCCAACATATCCATTCCTGTTATTACATTTACTTATTCTTTAATTAATGGCAATATATCTGAACATAAGAGGGCTGTCAAACAACTAATAAAACAATGTAAAAAGAGATAAAGCAACTGTTCCATTACTATGTCTGTTGTATATCATCTGAAATTATCCAGGAAGAGTATAAAAGGGGCACGGTTTGCCTTGCTGCCGGGCGACCCTGGTCGAGTGCCTCTTATAGCATCTGCAATTGATAATGAGGGGTGCGTTGAGATCGCCTCTAACAGGGAGTTCAGGACGTGGCTTACCTACATGGATAGCCATCCGGTAGTTATAACATCCACAGGTATAGGCGGGCCTTCTGCTGCCATTGCCATCGAAGAGCTTGCGCAGCTCGGGATAAATACCTTCATACGGGTCGGAACAACAGGTGCGCTACAGCGCCACATCAAAGCCGGCGACGTGGTTATTACAACAGCATCTGTCAGAATGGACGGGACATCAGAACATTATGCTCCAATAGAATATCCTGCCGTCGCAAATTATGTGGTGCTCGATGCCCTCGTGCAGGCAGCGAACTCTTTGAAAATTCGATGTCACACAGGGATTACCGCATCTTCTGCAACCTTCTATCCCGGACAGGAACGTATGGATACCTTTTCCAAATATGTAATACGGGATCTTGCCGGAAGTAAAAAAGAGTGGGAACA from Nitrospirota bacterium includes the following:
- a CDS encoding DUF5615 family PIN-like protein, with product MTNPIKFYMDEHVSNTVSQGLLRRGVDVLTTQEAGLLSVSDKEHLKYAAGAGRVMFTQDADFLRLHSEGFPHQGIVYAPQQAPVSHIIRGLMLIFDILSPDDMVNHVEFL
- a CDS encoding DUF433 domain-containing protein, with product MKDALMQHIEVTSGVAGGKPHIAGHRITVQDIVIWHERIGKSADEIASGYGLTLSDIYAALTYYYDNRREIDEAIQADEEFVAGLRRQIRSKLKDKTGD
- the udp gene encoding uridine phosphorylase codes for the protein MSVVYHLKLSRKSIKGARFALLPGDPGRVPLIASAIDNEGCVEIASNREFRTWLTYMDSHPVVITSTGIGGPSAAIAIEELAQLGINTFIRVGTTGALQRHIKAGDVVITTASVRMDGTSEHYAPIEYPAVANYVVLDALVQAANSLKIRCHTGITASSATFYPGQERMDTFSKYVIRDLAGSKKEWEHLGVLNYEMESATLLTMCNALGLRAGCVTGVISERSQKEKIVEGMIKTAEGNAIAVAVGAVKHLLTGINPP